A window of Pseudomonas mucidolens contains these coding sequences:
- a CDS encoding PTS transporter subunit EIIB, giving the protein MFEKLQQAFWKALTPDLILETPPTAAVAETLLAPAVLEALGGADNLESQQRVALTRVRVQLQDAGRLDAAALKAAGVPGVMVLDGGVVHLLTGL; this is encoded by the coding sequence ATGTTCGAGAAATTGCAGCAGGCGTTCTGGAAAGCCCTGACGCCGGATTTGATTCTTGAAACACCGCCCACCGCCGCCGTGGCTGAAACACTGTTAGCGCCCGCTGTGCTGGAGGCGTTGGGTGGCGCGGACAACCTTGAATCGCAACAGCGCGTGGCGCTGACGCGGGTTCGGGTGCAACTGCAGGATGCGGGGCGTCTGGATGCGGCGGCGTTGAAGGCAGCAGGTGTGCCGGGAGTGATGGTGCTGGACGGTGGTGTTGTACATCTACTCACCGGCCTTTAG
- a CDS encoding LysE family translocator, which translates to MSISVIAAFWAVSLLLVLTPGADWAYAISAGVHGRRVVVPAVAGMMSAHLCATLIVAAGVGGVVASSPGALSLLTLAGAGYLAWMGINMVMKPSTPAQGESKGSPSKSRWALKGACMAGLNPKLFLFFLALLPQFTSLSAAWPVSVQIICLGLLHIIGCSAVYLAVGFGAQVVLGGRPDTAKRVSQLSGVVMILLAMALTIERLSS; encoded by the coding sequence GTGAGCATCAGCGTAATCGCCGCATTTTGGGCCGTATCTTTGTTATTGGTTTTAACGCCTGGCGCGGATTGGGCTTATGCAATCTCTGCAGGCGTGCACGGGCGTCGTGTCGTTGTTCCGGCTGTGGCCGGCATGATGTCAGCGCATCTCTGCGCCACATTAATAGTCGCAGCTGGAGTCGGCGGCGTGGTTGCAAGCTCACCAGGCGCGCTATCACTGCTCACCCTTGCGGGCGCAGGCTACCTCGCATGGATGGGCATCAATATGGTCATGAAACCCTCCACACCTGCTCAAGGTGAATCCAAGGGCTCGCCCAGCAAGTCTCGGTGGGCGCTGAAAGGTGCCTGCATGGCCGGCTTGAACCCTAAGCTGTTTTTGTTCTTTCTGGCTCTGCTTCCCCAATTCACCAGCCTTAGCGCAGCGTGGCCGGTTTCCGTGCAGATTATTTGTCTGGGATTACTGCATATTATCGGCTGTAGTGCCGTGTACTTGGCTGTTGGGTTCGGCGCCCAGGTTGTACTCGGAGGCAGACCTGACACCGCGAAGCGTGTCAGCCAGCTATCTGGTGTCGTGATGATCTTGTTAGCCATGGCGCTGACCATAGAGCGCTTGTCCTCTTGA
- the treR gene encoding trehalose operon repressor, whose translation MSKYNQIYTDLLANITTERLQRGTRLPSETELMDAYQASRGTVRRAIEQLQERGFAQKIHGKGTFVLSPNPIEFQLGGIVSFLETHADLGDDVHTEVVDFSQFPLEGSLLEHIEAAPGSLITRIKRVRRIGGKRVILDINHFVADLIPGLDQAIAEQSIYAFIEQTLHLHISYAQRTIEALPRGKDDQAHLDLDGQSHVIVVSNQTFLQDGRQFEYTESRHTLDKFYFSDIARR comes from the coding sequence ATGAGCAAATACAACCAGATCTATACCGATCTGCTTGCCAACATCACCACCGAACGCCTGCAACGCGGCACGCGCCTTCCCTCCGAAACCGAACTGATGGACGCCTACCAGGCCAGCCGTGGCACCGTGCGTCGAGCCATCGAGCAGTTGCAGGAGCGCGGGTTTGCGCAAAAAATCCATGGCAAGGGCACTTTTGTGCTGTCACCCAACCCCATCGAATTCCAGCTCGGCGGGATCGTCAGCTTTCTCGAGACCCACGCCGACCTCGGGGATGACGTGCACACCGAAGTGGTGGATTTCAGCCAGTTCCCCCTTGAAGGTTCACTGCTGGAACATATCGAAGCCGCACCCGGCAGTTTGATCACCCGGATCAAACGGGTACGACGCATCGGTGGCAAACGGGTAATCCTCGACATCAACCACTTCGTCGCCGACCTGATCCCGGGGCTGGACCAGGCGATTGCCGAGCAGTCGATCTACGCATTCATCGAACAGACCCTGCACCTGCACATCAGCTACGCCCAACGCACCATCGAAGCCTTGCCCCGAGGCAAGGACGATCAGGCCCACCTCGACCTCGACGGCCAGAGCCATGTGATCGTGGTCAGCAACCAGACGTTCTTGCAGGACGGGCGGCAGTTCGAGTACACCGAATCGCGGCATACGCTGGATAAGTTCTACTTTTCGGATATTGCACGGCGGTAA
- the treC gene encoding alpha,alpha-phosphotrehalase, protein MQDWQHSVIYQIYPKSFHSHAGNATGDLLGIVDKLDYLKWLGVDYLWITPFLRSPQRDNGYDISDYYAIDPSYGTMADCDLLISEAAKRGIKLMLDIVVNHTSIEHAWFQQARSSLDNPYRDFYIWRDQPNNWESKFGGSAWEYEAQTGQYFLHLFDHTQADLNWDNPKVRAEVFKMMRFWRDKGVGGFRLDVINLISKPADFPEDNTDGRRFYTDGPNVHQYLQEMHREVFAGHDLINVGEMSSTRLEHCVRYSRPESKELSMTFNFHHLKVDYPNLQKWVRADFDFQQLKRIFSDWQLGMQAGGGWNALFWCNHDQPRVVSRFGDDGEYRVASAKMLATALHFLQGTPFVYQGEELGMTNPGFDRIEQYRDVETLNIYRLKRDAGESEVGNMAAIMQKSRDNGRTPMQWNTDANAGFSRGEPWIGIPVNAAQINVQSQLDDPESVLHYYRALIAMRRVEPLILEGVYRPLLAEHAQVWAYLREGQGERLLVLNNFYGTPCQIELPREVIGETTEQRLLISNYPDCPARTTQVSLRPYESFVLHLTD, encoded by the coding sequence ATGCAAGACTGGCAACATTCGGTGATCTACCAGATCTACCCAAAAAGCTTCCACAGCCACGCGGGTAACGCCACCGGTGATCTGCTGGGGATCGTCGACAAACTCGATTACCTGAAGTGGCTGGGCGTCGATTACCTGTGGATTACGCCGTTCCTGCGTTCGCCGCAACGCGACAACGGTTACGACATCAGTGATTACTACGCCATCGATCCCAGCTACGGCACCATGGCCGACTGTGACCTGCTGATTAGCGAAGCCGCCAAGCGCGGGATCAAGCTGATGCTCGACATCGTGGTCAATCACACCTCCATCGAGCACGCGTGGTTCCAGCAGGCGCGCAGTAGCCTCGACAATCCTTATCGCGATTTCTACATCTGGCGCGACCAGCCGAATAACTGGGAATCCAAGTTCGGCGGCTCGGCCTGGGAATACGAAGCGCAAACCGGCCAGTACTTTTTGCACCTGTTCGATCACACCCAGGCCGACCTCAATTGGGACAACCCCAAGGTCCGCGCCGAGGTGTTCAAAATGATGCGCTTCTGGCGTGACAAGGGCGTCGGCGGTTTTCGCCTGGACGTGATCAACCTGATCTCCAAACCCGCGGACTTTCCCGAGGACAACACCGACGGCCGCCGTTTCTATACCGATGGACCGAACGTTCACCAGTACCTGCAGGAAATGCACCGCGAAGTCTTTGCAGGGCATGACCTGATCAACGTGGGCGAGATGTCGTCCACTCGCCTGGAACACTGTGTTCGCTACTCGCGCCCCGAGTCGAAAGAACTGTCGATGACCTTCAACTTTCATCACCTGAAAGTCGATTACCCCAACCTGCAAAAGTGGGTGCGGGCGGACTTCGATTTCCAGCAGCTAAAACGGATCTTTTCCGACTGGCAACTGGGCATGCAAGCGGGCGGCGGTTGGAATGCGTTGTTCTGGTGTAACCATGATCAACCGCGGGTGGTCTCGCGGTTTGGCGATGACGGCGAGTATCGCGTGGCCTCGGCGAAGATGCTGGCTACGGCGCTGCACTTTTTGCAGGGCACGCCTTTTGTCTACCAGGGCGAAGAGTTGGGCATGACCAATCCGGGCTTCGACAGGATTGAGCAGTACCGTGACGTCGAGACCTTGAACATTTACCGCCTCAAGCGCGATGCGGGTGAGTCCGAAGTCGGCAACATGGCCGCGATCATGCAGAAGTCCCGGGACAACGGGCGGACGCCAATGCAATGGAATACCGACGCTAACGCGGGTTTCAGCCGTGGCGAACCGTGGATCGGTATCCCGGTGAATGCGGCGCAGATCAATGTGCAAAGCCAGTTGGATGACCCCGAGTCGGTGCTGCATTACTACCGCGCGCTGATCGCGATGCGCCGCGTCGAGCCTCTGATTCTGGAGGGTGTGTATCGCCCATTACTGGCGGAGCACGCCCAGGTCTGGGCATACCTGCGCGAAGGGCAGGGCGAACGCCTGCTGGTGTTGAACAATTTCTACGGCACGCCGTGTCAGATCGAACTGCCTCGCGAGGTCATCGGCGAGACGACCGAACAACGCCTGCTGATCAGCAACTACCCCGACTGCCCGGCGCGCACGACGCAGGTTTCGCTGCGCCCATACGAATCCTTTGTGCTGCATCTGACCGACTGA
- the treP gene encoding PTS system trehalose-specific EIIBC component — translation MSHDYPNIAREILRSLGGSENLEQAAHCVTRLRLALKDPGLVRNAELSQVDLVKGSFFTGGLFQIVIGPGEVEKVYAALRAETGLAASTIADVKQKGADKTNPMQRLVRVFSDVFMPILPALIIAGLLMGVNNLMGAKGMFIEGQTLLEAYPNLDGLWSLINLMANTSFVFLPALVGWSAAKRFGGSEILGIVLGLMLVHPDLLNAWNYGKAVAGLDGQSLPYFDILGWFQIEKVGYQGQILPILMAAYVMSVIEKWLRARVPNAIQLLVVPITTIVVTGVLALAIIGPVTRHLGILITEGVVTLFDLAPMLGGAIFGLLYAPLVITGMHHMFLAVDLQLISTQGGTFIWPMIVMSNLAQGSAALGVFYMSRNARDRSMASTSAISSYFGITEPAMFGVNLRFKFPFYAALLGSALGSIFLSLNKVQASAIGVGGLPGFISIVPHAIPMFVIGMVVAMVVPFVLTCALSMKIVRPGYRVA, via the coding sequence ATGAGCCACGACTACCCGAACATTGCCCGCGAGATTCTGCGCAGTCTCGGCGGCAGCGAAAACCTTGAGCAAGCTGCCCACTGCGTGACCCGTCTGCGCCTGGCCCTCAAGGACCCAGGCCTGGTCAGGAATGCCGAGTTGAGTCAGGTTGACCTGGTCAAGGGCTCGTTTTTTACCGGCGGGCTGTTTCAGATCGTGATCGGCCCCGGCGAGGTGGAAAAGGTCTATGCCGCGTTGCGGGCAGAGACGGGCTTGGCCGCATCGACCATTGCCGACGTGAAGCAGAAGGGCGCGGATAAAACCAACCCCATGCAACGGCTGGTGCGGGTGTTTTCCGATGTGTTCATGCCGATCCTGCCGGCGCTGATCATTGCCGGCCTGCTCATGGGGGTGAACAACCTGATGGGCGCCAAAGGCATGTTTATCGAGGGGCAGACGCTGCTGGAAGCCTATCCAAACCTGGATGGCTTGTGGAGCCTGATCAACCTGATGGCCAACACTTCGTTCGTGTTCCTGCCCGCGTTGGTGGGCTGGTCGGCGGCCAAGCGTTTTGGTGGCAGTGAAATCCTCGGCATTGTCCTCGGCCTGATGTTGGTGCATCCGGATCTGCTCAACGCCTGGAACTATGGCAAGGCGGTGGCCGGTCTCGACGGCCAGAGCTTGCCGTACTTCGATATCCTGGGTTGGTTCCAGATTGAAAAGGTCGGCTATCAAGGGCAAATCCTGCCGATCCTGATGGCCGCCTACGTCATGAGCGTCATTGAGAAATGGCTGCGGGCGCGGGTGCCGAATGCGATTCAACTGCTGGTGGTGCCCATCACCACTATCGTCGTCACCGGCGTGCTGGCGCTGGCGATTATCGGCCCGGTGACCCGGCACCTGGGCATTCTGATCACCGAAGGCGTGGTCACGCTGTTCGATCTGGCGCCGATGCTTGGCGGCGCGATTTTCGGTCTGTTGTATGCGCCGTTGGTGATCACCGGCATGCACCACATGTTTCTCGCCGTGGACCTGCAACTGATCTCCACCCAGGGCGGCACCTTTATCTGGCCGATGATCGTGATGTCCAACCTGGCCCAAGGCAGCGCCGCGCTCGGCGTGTTCTACATGAGCCGCAACGCCCGCGACAGGAGCATGGCCTCGACGTCGGCGATTTCCTCTTATTTCGGCATCACTGAACCGGCGATGTTCGGCGTCAATCTGCGCTTCAAGTTTCCGTTCTACGCGGCCCTGCTGGGCTCGGCGCTGGGCAGTATTTTCCTGTCGCTGAACAAGGTCCAGGCCTCGGCGATCGGCGTCGGTGGCTTGCCCGGTTTCATTTCGATCGTGCCCCATGCCATCCCGATGTTTGTGATTGGCATGGTGGTGGCGATGGTCGTGCCGTTTGTTTTGACCTGTGCGTTGAGCATGAAGATCGTTCGGCCGGGGTATCGGGTCGCCTGA
- a CDS encoding transcriptional regulator: protein MKGRPHDEAMAEQFHADPDYAAELAILLRQMAKAFGQGEGWSLTDAERKLSST, encoded by the coding sequence ATGAAAGGCCGACCACACGACGAAGCAATGGCCGAGCAGTTCCACGCCGACCCGGACTATGCGGCCGAGCTGGCCATCCTATTGCGGCAAATGGCCAAGGCGTTCGGGCAGGGTGAGGGGTGGAGTCTTACCGATGCAGAGCGCAAGCTATCGTCCACATAA
- the mltF gene encoding membrane-bound lytic murein transglycosylase MltF: MFFPTALRPRCAKWLIATGLFLMLSACVDKPSTLERIKEDGVLRVVTRNSPATYFQDRSGETGFEYELVKRFADDLGVTLEIQTADNLDDLFSRLGKPNGPVLAAAGLVSSEQRRQQVRFSHPYLEVTPQIIYRNGQSRPTSAADLVGKKIMVLKGSTHAEQLAALKQKNPAIEYEESDAVEVVDLLRMVDEGQIDLTLVDSNEVAMNQVYFPKVRVAFDLGDASDQSWAVAPGEDNSLLDEVNSYLDKVEKNGTLQRLKDRYYGHVDVLGYVGAYTFAQHLQQRLPKYEKFFKASAKEEKVDWRLLAAIGYQESLWQPTVTSKTGVRGLMMLTQNTARAMGVSNRLDARQSIKGGAKYIAMIKNELDDKIEEPDRTWFALAAYNVGGGHLDDARKLAKQEGLNPNKWLDVKKMLPRLSQKRWYSKTRYGYARGGEPVHFVANIRRYYDILTWVTQPQLEGEQAVEGALHVPGVDKTKPAQDTPPL, encoded by the coding sequence ATGTTCTTCCCAACTGCTTTGCGCCCGCGATGCGCCAAATGGCTCATCGCTACCGGACTCTTCCTGATGCTCAGCGCCTGTGTTGATAAACCCAGCACGCTAGAGCGAATCAAGGAGGACGGCGTATTGCGGGTGGTCACACGAAACAGTCCGGCCACCTACTTCCAGGACCGTAGCGGCGAAACCGGTTTTGAATACGAACTGGTCAAGCGCTTCGCCGACGACCTGGGCGTAACACTCGAGATCCAGACCGCCGATAACCTCGACGACTTGTTCAGCCGCTTAGGCAAACCCAACGGGCCGGTACTGGCCGCCGCGGGCCTGGTCAGCAGCGAGCAGCGGCGGCAACAAGTGCGTTTCTCGCATCCGTACCTGGAAGTCACCCCGCAGATCATCTACCGCAACGGCCAATCCCGCCCCACCAGCGCCGCAGACTTGGTGGGTAAAAAGATCATGGTGCTCAAGGGCAGCACCCATGCCGAACAATTGGCCGCGCTGAAACAGAAAAATCCCGCAATTGAATACGAAGAGTCCGACGCTGTTGAAGTGGTCGACTTGCTGCGCATGGTCGATGAAGGCCAGATCGACCTGACGCTGGTGGACTCCAACGAAGTCGCCATGAATCAGGTGTACTTCCCCAAGGTCCGCGTCGCCTTTGACCTGGGAGACGCCAGCGATCAAAGCTGGGCCGTGGCGCCGGGCGAGGACAACAGCCTGCTCGACGAAGTCAACAGCTACCTGGATAAGGTAGAAAAGAACGGCACCCTGCAACGCCTGAAAGATCGCTACTACGGCCACGTTGATGTGCTCGGGTATGTCGGCGCCTATACCTTCGCCCAACACCTGCAGCAGCGTTTGCCCAAGTACGAGAAGTTCTTCAAGGCCTCGGCCAAGGAAGAAAAAGTCGACTGGCGACTGTTGGCTGCGATTGGCTACCAGGAATCCCTCTGGCAACCGACAGTCACCTCGAAAACCGGCGTGCGTGGCTTAATGATGCTGACGCAGAACACCGCCCGGGCAATGGGCGTATCTAATCGCCTCGACGCCCGGCAGAGCATCAAGGGCGGCGCCAAATACATCGCCATGATCAAGAACGAGCTGGACGACAAGATTGAGGAGCCCGACCGCACCTGGTTCGCCCTCGCGGCCTACAACGTTGGCGGCGGTCATCTGGATGACGCGCGCAAACTGGCGAAGCAGGAAGGGCTGAACCCCAACAAGTGGCTCGACGTGAAGAAAATGCTGCCGCGCCTTTCACAGAAGCGCTGGTACAGCAAGACCCGCTACGGCTATGCCCGGGGCGGTGAACCCGTGCATTTCGTGGCCAACATCCGCCGCTACTACGACATCCTGACCTGGGTGACCCAGCCGCAACTGGAGGGCGAGCAGGCGGTTGAAGGCGCCCTGCATGTGCCGGGCGTGGACAAGACCAAGCCGGCGCAAGACACCCCGCCGCTCTAA
- the ptsP gene encoding phosphoenolpyruvate--protein phosphotransferase, which translates to MTTTQTLELLAPLAGVLLPLEQVPDPVFASRMIGDGVCIDPTSQILCAPLAGVISNIQDSGHAVSVTADNGVQVLMHIGLDTVNLAGKGFTRRVKEGQRVEAGQPLIEFDADFVALNARSLLTLMLVVSGEPFALLVPETGLVAVGQSLLCVTAEPGMAADEQEQGEALFSKPVTLPNANGLHARPAAVFAQAAKGFNASICLHKQTQSANAKSLVALMALQTAQGDIVQVSAIGEDAEAAIQMLALLLVEGCGETVAAQVDRPAEVTPVSSASVLRGVCASPGSAFGQVVQVAEPELSITEVGRGEATERAALERALLQATEALQALQTKTGGAQAEIFRAHQELLEDPTLLEQAQAGLAHGKSAALAWKQATVATATLFQGLGSALLAERAVDLADVGQRVLKLILGINDSVWDLPEQAILIAEQLTPSQTASLDTRKVLGFVTVGGGATSHVAILARALGLPAICGVPAQVLHLAKGKQVLLDADKGELRLEPDLAEIEHFEASRQQQVLRRQREVEQAQRAAITRDGHHVEVSANVASLQEVEQALSLGGEGVGLLRSEFLYLDRNRAPSPAEQAATYCAIARALGGERNLVVRTLDVGGDKPLGYVPMERETNPFLGLRGIRLCLERPELLREQFRAILGSAGLARLHIMLPMVSLLSELRLARKMLEEEAQALGLKELPKLGIMIEVPSAALMADVFAPHVDFFSIGTNDLTQYTLAMDRDHPRLASQADSFHPAVLRLIATTVKAAHAHGKWVGVCGALASEALAIPMLVGLGVDELSVSVPLIPTIKATVRELDLADCQLIARQVLDLEDAAQVREALRRYPAVAVETPLVVEN; encoded by the coding sequence ATGACCACAACTCAAACCCTGGAACTGCTGGCGCCCCTGGCGGGGGTGTTGCTTCCGCTGGAGCAGGTGCCGGACCCGGTATTTGCCAGTCGCATGATTGGCGATGGTGTGTGCATCGACCCGACCTCGCAAATCCTCTGCGCGCCGTTGGCCGGGGTGATCAGCAACATCCAGGACAGTGGGCATGCGGTGAGTGTCACTGCTGACAACGGTGTCCAGGTGCTGATGCATATCGGTCTGGACACCGTTAACCTGGCGGGCAAGGGTTTTACCCGAAGGGTGAAGGAAGGACAGCGGGTCGAGGCCGGTCAGCCGTTGATCGAGTTTGACGCCGACTTTGTCGCACTCAATGCCCGCAGTTTGCTGACCTTGATGCTAGTGGTGAGCGGCGAGCCTTTCGCCCTGTTGGTCCCGGAGACCGGACTGGTTGCGGTCGGGCAATCGCTGTTGTGTGTGACGGCTGAACCGGGCATGGCCGCGGATGAGCAAGAGCAGGGTGAAGCGCTGTTTTCCAAGCCCGTGACGCTGCCCAACGCCAACGGCTTGCATGCGCGTCCGGCGGCTGTCTTTGCCCAGGCAGCCAAAGGTTTTAATGCAAGTATTTGCCTGCACAAACAGACCCAGAGTGCCAATGCCAAGTCGCTGGTAGCGCTCATGGCACTGCAAACCGCACAGGGCGATATCGTGCAAGTGAGTGCGATTGGCGAGGATGCCGAGGCCGCCATCCAGATGCTGGCACTGCTGCTTGTCGAAGGATGTGGCGAAACGGTAGCGGCTCAGGTTGACAGGCCTGCAGAGGTGACGCCGGTATCCTCTGCGAGCGTGTTGCGCGGTGTTTGTGCGTCACCTGGGTCGGCGTTTGGTCAGGTGGTCCAGGTCGCGGAACCTGAGTTAAGCATCACCGAGGTTGGCAGGGGAGAAGCCACCGAGCGCGCTGCACTGGAGCGCGCCCTGCTACAGGCGACCGAAGCCCTGCAAGCCTTGCAGACCAAGACGGGCGGCGCCCAGGCGGAGATTTTTCGGGCCCACCAGGAACTGCTGGAAGATCCGACGTTGCTGGAGCAGGCACAGGCGGGGTTGGCCCACGGCAAGAGTGCGGCGCTTGCCTGGAAACAGGCCACGGTCGCCACGGCGACGCTGTTTCAGGGACTGGGCAGTGCGCTGCTCGCCGAGCGCGCCGTCGATTTGGCGGATGTTGGCCAACGGGTGCTGAAGCTGATTCTCGGCATCAACGACAGTGTGTGGGACTTGCCGGAGCAGGCCATTCTTATCGCCGAGCAGCTGACCCCCTCGCAAACCGCGAGTCTCGACACCCGCAAGGTGTTGGGGTTCGTCACCGTGGGCGGCGGCGCAACCAGCCATGTCGCGATCCTGGCCCGCGCCCTTGGCTTGCCGGCGATTTGCGGCGTGCCCGCTCAGGTATTGCACCTGGCCAAGGGCAAGCAGGTGCTGCTGGACGCCGACAAGGGAGAACTGCGCCTGGAGCCCGACTTGGCCGAAATCGAGCACTTCGAGGCTTCTCGGCAACAACAGGTTTTACGCCGTCAGCGCGAGGTGGAGCAGGCGCAGCGGGCCGCGATCACCCGCGACGGTCATCACGTCGAGGTGTCGGCCAACGTGGCGTCGTTGCAAGAAGTGGAGCAGGCCCTGTCCTTGGGCGGTGAAGGTGTCGGCTTGCTGCGTTCGGAGTTCCTCTACCTCGATCGCAACCGCGCGCCGAGCCCTGCTGAACAGGCCGCGACCTACTGCGCCATCGCCCGTGCGCTTGGTGGCGAGCGCAATCTGGTGGTGCGGACCCTGGACGTGGGTGGCGACAAGCCGCTGGGCTATGTGCCGATGGAGCGCGAAACCAACCCGTTCCTCGGTCTGCGCGGCATTCGGCTGTGCCTGGAGCGTCCGGAACTGTTGCGTGAACAGTTTCGCGCAATCCTGGGCAGCGCTGGTCTTGCGCGGCTACACATCATGTTGCCAATGGTCAGCCTGCTCTCGGAGTTGCGTCTGGCGCGCAAGATGCTTGAGGAGGAAGCCCAAGCCTTGGGGCTCAAGGAGCTGCCAAAGTTGGGAATCATGATTGAGGTGCCGTCGGCGGCGTTGATGGCCGATGTGTTTGCGCCGCATGTGGACTTCTTCTCCATCGGCACCAACGACCTGACCCAATACACCTTGGCCATGGACCGTGATCATCCGCGCCTGGCCAGTCAGGCCGACAGCTTTCATCCGGCCGTGCTGCGGTTGATTGCCACCACCGTCAAGGCCGCCCACGCTCATGGCAAGTGGGTGGGGGTGTGTGGTGCCTTGGCCTCTGAAGCGTTGGCGATACCGATGTTGGTCGGGCTTGGCGTGGATGAGTTGTCCGTCAGCGTGCCGTTGATCCCGACCATCAAGGCCACGGTGCGCGAGCTGGACCTGGCTGACTGTCAATTGATCGCCCGTCAAGTGTTGGACCTGGAAGATGCCGCGCAGGTACGTGAGGCGTTGCGCCGGTATCCGGCGGTGGCCGTCGAAACCCCTTTGGTTGTGGAGAACTGA
- a CDS encoding GNAT family N-acetyltransferase, with amino-acid sequence MALQLRQARVIDLPAIYRGEESYIRCWEPEHEASWRAQLERHLTRWVENFDRLNVAFMGNAFAGYSLWIPAQSYAELCTIHVSPEHRRSGVGMALLEAYALDAARHGFTQLRLSVRPDNPAKRMYEKAGFLCTGIGTHDYLTYKRHA; translated from the coding sequence ATGGCACTACAACTCAGACAAGCACGTGTTATCGATCTTCCGGCCATCTACAGAGGCGAGGAGAGCTATATCCGCTGTTGGGAGCCCGAGCATGAAGCATCGTGGCGAGCCCAACTGGAACGGCACCTGACGCGTTGGGTAGAGAATTTTGACCGTCTGAACGTCGCGTTCATGGGTAATGCCTTCGCAGGTTACTCACTCTGGATACCTGCGCAGAGTTACGCAGAACTTTGCACTATTCATGTAAGTCCAGAACATCGGCGTAGCGGGGTGGGAATGGCCCTCTTGGAAGCCTATGCATTGGACGCGGCACGGCACGGATTCACGCAGTTGCGGTTGAGTGTGCGACCTGATAACCCCGCGAAGAGGATGTACGAGAAGGCGGGGTTTTTATGCACCGGTATCGGTACCCATGATTACCTGACGTATAAGCGCCATGCGTGA
- a CDS encoding maltoporin: MKTIIKLGLLTSCMTLALAAQALEFSGYLRSGAGTSTGSGPQQCFQLPGAQTKYRLGNECEQYGELELRQDLFTLDDGSVLSVDAMASLYNKYDRELKFQGENNGSARMPQMYAQWSNMPSLNGGSLWAGRRYYKRNDIHISDFYYWNQSATGGGIEDVLIGDLKYSYALSRKDNLYQKEYATRHDFNVAGFKTNPGGELELGLSYIEKAGGRDANSGWALTAQHVQTSFFGGKNKFALQYGEGPGTGLGYTGNTALDKSSKSYRAVEFFDWQVTPRLGGQVEAVYQKDIRPGRQDQTWISLGVRPAYALTEQFKLVAELGHDQVDARGGTRKLSKFTFAPTWSPKGPAFWARPEVRVYYTYAAWNEAAKRAANELAAGSALSDTGSYGSARHGSNFGVQVEYWWK, encoded by the coding sequence ATGAAAACAATAATAAAGCTGGGCCTTCTTACTTCTTGCATGACGCTTGCGTTGGCCGCCCAGGCCCTGGAGTTTTCAGGTTATCTGCGCAGTGGCGCGGGAACTTCAACGGGCAGTGGTCCGCAGCAATGTTTCCAGTTGCCGGGCGCACAGACCAAATACCGCCTGGGCAACGAATGCGAACAGTATGGCGAGCTGGAATTGCGCCAGGATCTGTTCACCCTCGACGACGGCTCGGTATTGAGCGTCGATGCCATGGCTTCGCTGTACAACAAGTACGACCGAGAGTTGAAGTTCCAGGGGGAAAACAACGGCTCGGCGCGCATGCCGCAGATGTATGCACAGTGGTCGAACATGCCCAGCCTCAACGGCGGGTCGCTGTGGGCCGGTCGCCGCTACTACAAACGTAACGACATTCATATCTCCGACTTTTACTACTGGAACCAGAGCGCCACGGGCGGTGGTATCGAAGACGTGCTGATTGGCGACCTGAAGTACAGCTACGCGTTGTCACGCAAGGACAACCTGTACCAGAAGGAATACGCCACCCGCCACGACTTCAATGTGGCCGGTTTCAAGACCAATCCCGGTGGCGAGCTGGAACTGGGTTTGAGCTACATCGAGAAAGCCGGTGGTCGCGACGCCAACAGCGGCTGGGCGCTCACCGCCCAGCACGTGCAGACATCGTTCTTCGGCGGCAAGAACAAGTTCGCCTTGCAGTACGGTGAAGGGCCGGGCACGGGCCTGGGTTACACCGGCAATACGGCCCTGGACAAGAGCAGCAAAAGCTACCGCGCGGTGGAGTTTTTCGACTGGCAAGTGACGCCGCGATTGGGTGGTCAGGTCGAGGCGGTTTACCAGAAAGATATCCGCCCCGGTCGCCAGGACCAGACCTGGATTTCCCTGGGGGTGCGCCCGGCCTACGCGCTTACCGAACAGTTCAAACTGGTCGCCGAGCTTGGTCACGATCAGGTCGATGCCCGCGGCGGCACCCGCAAGCTGAGCAAGTTTACCTTCGCCCCGACCTGGTCGCCCAAAGGCCCGGCCTTCTGGGCGCGGCCGGAAGTACGCGTGTATTACACCTACGCGGCCTGGAACGAAGCGGCCAAGCGTGCGGCCAATGAACTGGCGGCGGGCTCGGCATTGTCCGACACCGGTAGTTACGGCTCGGCGCGACATGGCTCGAACTTTGGTGTGCAGGTTGAGTACTGGTGGAAGTAA